The Raphanus sativus cultivar WK10039 chromosome 2, ASM80110v3, whole genome shotgun sequence DNA segment AAATTTATGAATATTTCCCTTTGCATATATACAACCTTTATATCTCTATTTTAAAGTATACAATAAAACGTCCCTATATTTATATCTAAAACATAAATGATACACACCCAAAAAACCTAGATCCTCCCCAAATTTCATCCAACGGCACAAACCCCATAATAAATACCcctatcaaaattttataatatattgaaGTTTGATAGCGATAGTTTAGTCCTCGATGAATGCGAGTCCCTCATATTTACTCCTTTtagcatctctctctctctctctctctctctctctctctctctctctctctctctctctctctctctctctctcttttattgtACTATTTTCTCGTATCCAACCATAAGACAAAACAACGAACTAggaagagagagtgagagattTGTAGTCACGATGCAAGAGATAATATCGGATTTTCTTGAAGAGTGTGAATTCGTCGACACTTCACTAGCCGGTGATGATCTATTTGCTATCTTAGAGAGTCTTGAAGGCGCCGGAGAGATATCCTCCACGGTGGCATCTACACCTAGAGATGGAATTGCAAGTTCAAAAGAGTTAGTAAAGGATCAAATCCATGAAACTTCATCTCCTAAGAGgaataaaaggaaaagaatagAAACTGacaaagaggaggaggaagaagaagacggagaaggagaaggagaaggagaaggggAAGGGGAGGAAGATAATAAGCAAGATGGGGAACAAAAGATGTCTCATGTAACCGTGGAACGTAACAGGAGAAAGCAAATGAATGAGCACTTGACGGTTCTACGTTCTCTTATGCCTTGTTTCTACGTCAAACGGGTACATGTTCAATGCATCTATACATTTTCTTAGCCAGTACTTTGGTATATGAGTTGTTGTTGCTCCTGAGTAATTAATATTCTAAAAcatttgttctctttttttctgaaacgcCTTCTAAAACATTTGTTCAATTAATCTTTTTGGTATACCTAACTATCATATATCATATCTTAGAAACATCATTTAAAACAATAGCACCATATCAATGTTTTTAGGAATAATGACAATTATAATGACATTTGGTCCCACTaatcatctttcttttctttcatgTCACAATTGTGATAGATAGAATGTCCTAAATATTaacttatattgttttttccTTTGATCATGATAAAAGGGGGACCAAGCATCGATTATAGGAGGAGTTGTGGAATACATAAGCGAGCTACAACAAGTCCTTCAATCTTTAGAAGCCAAGAAACAACGTAAGACCTACGCGGAAGTGCTAAGCCCGAGACTAGTCCCGAGCCCTCGTCCTTCGCCGCCTGTCCTAAGCCCGCGAAAACCGCCTCTTAGTCCGCGCATCAACCACCTTCagatccaccaccacctcctccctCCCATAAGCCCTCGAACCCCTCAGCCCACAAGCCCATACCGAGCCCATCCGCCGCAACTACCACTCATCCCACAGCCTCCTCTTCGTTCTTACAGCTCATTGGCAAGTTGCAGCACTTTAGGGGACCCACCTCCATACTCTCcagcttcatcttcttcctcacctTCAGTTAGTAGTAACCATGAGAGTAGTGTGATAAATGAGCTCGTTGCTAACTCAAAGTCGGCTTTGGCTGACGTGGAAGTGAAGTTCTCAGGAGCTAATGTGCTGCTTAAAACGGCATCGCATAAGATCCCTGGACAGGTTATGAAGATAATAGCTGCTCTTGAGGATTTGGCTCTCGAGATTCTTCAGGTTAATATCAACTCGGTCGACGAAACCATGCTTAATTCTTTCACCATCAAGGTACGTAAGAATAATCATCCTCATTAACTTTCACGGATTTTATTGATCTGTTCTAAATGAATGTCATATATTGGGGGAGGGGGGAGATATGGCAGACTACTATAAcatttagaaatataataaaatagtataatataCATAAGTCTTATTATCTACATTGTATATAAACATAGACGCACACAAAGGTATGTCAGATTACTCACAAGCATACAACACTagctttttgttgttttaaatattttttctcaaaagtttaataatatagttgacttttttatttaaaccaGCGTGAATTACTCGTGTTCCAATGTCTTATTTGCAAATACATGGGATATTCTATCTAGGAGTGGCCCAGATCAAATACTATCATAAATTTCAGTATTTGAAATTTGCACCGAATTTTATTGATATCAAATTTTTCCattttgttttgattcagaaaaatacggatatccgaaaaatttacaaatatttgcaAATATTTATGGATATCTTATACACTTTGTTCAATACAAATACATTTAGGAAATACCATACAAGTTTgtcttaaaaatatctttaacttaatatagaatatatatgtttcataatttttttaaattaattaaatgttcttataaaacataaaattcttagaagaattataattttataaggCTTTTATATTCATTTCTTAATTTGATACTtctataagtaattttataaaatgaaactaaTAAAGTTGtatgttaaaataatagttatataaaattatacatttaaacttctatatttaattttacatatacatatatttgaataaaagCCGGAGCGGATTAGATATCCgactttaaattttttagtatttgtgatttgattcctttttaacggatattgatttttaatattttacttctAAAACTTGTGAATATTCGGATTTTTGTGGAtcgaatcgaaacgaataacgaatcaaatcaaaattaacaGAGAAAATATCCAGTCCAATTTCTATCTATGTAAAAATTGAAGATTATTGTAAATCTTAAAATTCTATATAAATGACATTTATTCAAATAAGTCATACTGATGTGGTTTGCTGGTTTTGTTTATTGGTCAGACTTAGATTCTACGTTCGATAGGCGAAtgcatatatacattttttcaaTAAAGAATAGTCTATTGTGATTTAAAGAAAATGTTATGATATTGGTTGAAAATGATTTATGTATCTCTTTCTATTGTTCTTTTGATAGATTGGAATTGAGTGCCAACTAAGTGCAGAAGAATTGGCTCAACAAGTTCAGCAAACATTCTGCTAATAAGAGAAGGATTAAGTAGGTCTTCCACATAAACCCTAACGCGCGAGAGATCAGTACTTACTCACTTTCTCTCCTTACTatccttttaattattttcaaacattcctaaatttcaaatatatgttactttgaataatattgttttttaagattttaaacaAACAGCTATCAGATATTTAAGTAATATAAATGGGGTTTCAGCTTCATATATAACAGCCTTCGTCACATGTTTTTCTATTTAAGTTGTAACAGTACTCCTACTATGTTACTTTATTTCTATTACATCGAGAATTGTAGCTGTAATTGCATATGACTGAACATGTGTATGGATTTCTCATGGatttattttttgaacttttCTTCTAAAGAATAATTTTATTCAACCTGATAAATGGAAATTCAGATCCGATTACAAATCtgatttttgaagaaaattatcCGAGTCAATCTATAACATTCTAACTTCGTCCACCCACTAAATCCGGCACATTCCGGTAGTCCGTTTGAAATCTGTTGATATTCTCAACCATCAACGAAAATTCCAGAAAGGTGAAGTTCTTCTCGTTGCCTTGGATGTTAGTATTTCCCGAGTCATCTTCAAAGTAGGTAGCTTTCGATAAACTCCTGAAAGCTTATCACTGACAATGTCCTTTGAGCACTTGGCTAACAATAGAGATGATAAGGTTGAAAATACCTTTACCAAGAAGATCTTCGAGAAACATAAACCACCGACCATGCTGCAAGAACCAGGATAGTGACCCACGACTGAACCCACTCGCCTTTTCCATTAAAGATGGCCTGGCAATGGCACACATTGGCCGGAAGGTCTCGAACGACCTGCACAATAAAGCAGCTGAGCAACACTATCGATAGCAAATCAAGCAACCCACCACCGGCACTGGGATGTGTGCTAGGCACAATGGGACACTGACACGAATAATACAAGGATCGTGGCGCATTTGCCCGCTCCAAGAACCAAAGACAAGAAAACTGTGACTCGCAAAGGCTAACCACTGGTGTCAACGGGGGATAACAAAGAAATGAGCATGAGAATCCATCTTCAGGAAATAAAAACTGTCGTTACACTTCTAGAGGTACCGAGACAAATTACGAATAGGAGAATCCGAAGAATTGAGGACCACCGAGCAATCTTCAAGCGGCCATGGACAACCAAAAATTCTAACCACTCGATGATATACTAACGGACGAAGACATCTATATGGTTATTCTAAAAGAAGGGAGGAATTTTTGGTTtagacaattttttaaaatagtccGTGGAGTTGGTTGCTTGCTGAGCAATTGCATTCTCGAGGCATTCCAGTAGATAGAGCATGTAAGATCTGTGGAGCAGGACAGGAAACAATATGTCATACTCTCTTTACCTGCTCGGTGGCCAGAGATACATGGGCTGCAGCTGGTCTGCCTCTTCCAGAGAGAGGGCTCTCTCAAAGCTCTGTTTTTTCTCAACACGCACCACTTAGTAGCCTGCACCAAAAGTAAGAACCCTTCTCAAATCCAACATGTTATTCCATGGGTGCTTTGGCATATCTGGAAAGCTCGCAATGCTCTGGTTTTGAGAAAATTAAATTGGATCCTACATCTATTCTGAGGAAAGCAGATGAAGAGTCCAAAATATGGTTTGAGCTGAACTATCCTGACGTTACTCCTCCAGAACCAATCAAACCATCTGCGCCACCGCATCAACCTGGAAGGCTCCACTGATGACATGTTAAAATGTAACATTGCTGCTTCTTGGTCGGAAGTTTCGGGTAGGAGTGGTGCGTCTTGGGTAGTCGGGGATAGTCGAGGTAGAGTCTTAATGCATAGCAGGCGTCCTACTCAGTGGCGGACCCACAGAGGAAGATGGGATGTGAGGTGACATACCTTAAATctcaataaattttgttttggctGTTAAAACAATGAAGAATTTGTAGTTCTAGTGATAAA contains these protein-coding regions:
- the LOC108840239 gene encoding transcription factor SPEECHLESS isoform X1, giving the protein MQEIISDFLEECEFVDTSLAGDDLFAILESLEGAGEISSTVASTPRDGIASSKELVKDQIHETSSPKRNKRKRIETDKEEEEEEDGEGEGEGEGEGEEDNKQDGEQKMSHVTVERNRRKQMNEHLTVLRSLMPCFYVKRGDQASIIGGVVEYISELQQVLQSLEAKKQRKTYAEVLSPRLVPSPRPSPPVLSPRKPPLSPRINHLQIHHHLLPPISPRTPQPTSPYRAHPPQLPLIPQPPLRSYSSLASCSTLGDPPPYSPASSSSSPSVSSNHESSVINELVANSKSALADVEVKFSGANVLLKTASHKIPGQVMKIIAALEDLALEILQVNINSVDETMLNSFTIKIGIECQLSAEELAQQVQQTFC
- the LOC108840239 gene encoding transcription factor SPEECHLESS isoform X2, whose protein sequence is MQEIISDFLEECEFVDTSLAGDDLFAILESLEGAGEISSTVASTPRDGIASSKELVKDQIHETSSPKRNKRKRIETDKEEEEEEDGEGEGEGEGEGEEDNKQDGEQKMSHVTVERNRRKQMNEHLTVLRSLMPCFYVKRGDQASIIGGVVEYISELQQVLQSLEAKKQRKTYAEVLSPRLVPSPRPSPPVLSPRKPPLSPRINHLQIHHHLLPPISPRTPQPTSPYRAHPPQLPLIPQPPLRSYSSLASCSTLGDPPPYSPASSSSSPSVSSNHESSVINELVANSKSALADVEVKFSGANVLLKTASHKIPGQVMKIIAALEDLALEILQVNINSVDETMLNSFTIKVRKNNHPH